The following DNA comes from Mycobacterium sp. MS1601.
AACCGTGTCGAGAAGGGTGGACTCATCGGCGAGCACGTGCACACCCGTACCGAGGAGATCTACTACATCGTCAGCGGGCGCGGACGGATGATGCTTGACGGCGAGACCCGCGAGGTCGGTCCGGGCGACCTCATCATGACGCCGCTCAACGGCCGTCACTCGATCGAGAACATCGGCGACGACGAACTGGAATTCGTTGTGGTGGAGGCGCTCCCGCCCTCGATTGTGGAGCGTCTTCCCGGATACAGCCCCAGCGAAGTGACGAAATAGGCGACAGGACAGCAATAGTGACCACCACCGAGACAACCCCCAAGAAGTTCGTCAACCTGTTCCGCGAGCCCAGCAATATCGACCAGGTGATGGCCGGACCGTGGGTGGACATACGCGTGGAGACCGTAGCCGAAGGCGAATCGATGGATCTGGAATCCACAAACATCGAACACGCCGCGTTCATCCTGGGCGGCAGCGCCATCTTGACCAACGGCGACGGCAAGACCTTCGAGCTGGCGCGATCGAGCGCCTTCGCCATCCCCAAGACCGGTCGAGTGTCGATCGCGGCCACCACCGAGCTGTCCTTTCTGCACATTGAAATGAGAATCGACTGATGCAGGCAGTTTCCACCGAGGTGGGACGAGTGCAGGGCAAGGTGGCTGCGGTGACCGGTGCCGCCGATGGCATCGGCCGGGCCATCGCGGACATGCTCGCTCGCCATGGTGCCGCGGTGGCGATCCTGGATCGCAACGCCGAAGCCGCCCACGCGGTGGCCGCCGACATCACTGACCGGGGCGGCCAGGCCATGGCCGTCACCGTCGACGTCAGCGTGGAAGAGTCGGTCGCCGAAGCAATGTCACTGATTTGGCAACGGTGGGGCGCACTGCACGTGTTGGTGAACAATGCCGGTGTTTCTGGCCCGGCAGAGTCGGCCGACGCGGTGGACTTCGACGCGTGGAAAGCCATGTTCGCGGTCAACGTCGACGGTCCGTTTCTGTGCACCAAACACGCCATCGGCTATCTGCGACAAACCCAGGGCGGTCGCAGCATCATCAACATGTCGTCGATCTACGGACTCATCGGCAACAGTGACGCCCCCAGTTACCATGCGGCCAAAGGCGCGGTGCGACTGATGGCCAAAACCGACGCGGTGACATACGCCCCAGAAGGTATTCGCGTCAATGCAGTGTGCCCTGGCACCATCATGACGCCGTTCAATATCCGCAAAGGTGAGAGCTACCCCGGCGGTCTGAAGGCCTACCTGCGTGAGATGAGTGCGATGCACCCCATCGGCCACGTCGGCGAGCCTGACGACATCGCTTACGGTGTCCTCTATCTCGCTTCCGACGAATCACGGTTCGTCACCGGCACCGAACTCATCATCGACGGCGGATACACCGCCCAATAACAACGACGAAAGAAGGCAGCGTCTCATGAGCGGGCCACTAACGAACAAGGTCGCCATCATCACCGGTGCCGGTCAAGGAATTGGCCGCGCCATTGCACTGCGCCTGGCACACGACGGCGCCAACATCGGCATCTTGGACCTCAACCTCGAAAAGGCCGAGGCGGTTGCCGGGGAGATCAGAGAGCTCGGACGCAAGGCTCACGCGGTGAGCTGTGATGTCAGCGACCGCGAACAAGTGCACGACGCAGTCGGCACGGCCCACCGCGAACTCGGTGCTTTCGACATCATGATCAACAATGCCGGTATCGCACAAGTACTTCCGTTGCTGGAGGTCAAACCCGCTGACTTGGAGAAGATGCAGCGCATCAATGTCGGTGGTGTGCTGTGGGGCATTCAAGCCGCGGCGCAGAGCTTCATCGACCGCGGGGTCAAAGGCAAGATCATCAACGCCTGCTCGATCGCCGGCTTCCTCGGGCAGCCCGTCTTCGGCGTGTACTCCTCGACCAAGTTCGCGGTTCGCGCGCTCACCCAAGCCGCCGCCCAGGAATACGCCGGCTACGGGATCACCGTCAACGCCTACAGCCCGGGCACCGTCGGCACGGAGATGTGGGATGGAGTCGACGCGGCCCTGTCGGTCCGCGATGGTGTTGCCCGCGGTGAGTCCTTCGACAAACAAGCCAGCAAGATCGCATTGGGACGGCCGTCGACGCCCGAAGACGTCGCGGGTTTTGTTGCTTTCCTGGCCGGACCCGACTCCGACTACATGACCGGACAATCGCCCCTCATCGACGGCGGGATGCTCTTCAACTAGTCCATTGTGCCGAGTCGGACAAGAGCTTTCCGCCCGGCTACGGGCACACGTGCGGTCGGCGATGGAGGTGCTCCCTCTGGTCGCCGACCGCACGGATCACGGTGCAGCGGCGGTGGTTTCGCGGACCACCAGGTGTACGGGGAGTTCCACCAATCGGGGAACGAAGTCGTCCGGTTTGTCGAGCAACTCCAGCATCATCCGCGCCGCTTCCACGCCCATCTTGTAGTGATCCACAGATACGGTGGTCAGTGCAGGCGCAACCAGCTCGGAAGCGGGGACGTCGCTGTAGCCGACCACACTGATGTCGTCCGGGCAGGACATACTGCGTGCACGAAGCTCCTGTAACACCCCGAATGTCACCATGTCATTAAAACCGATGATGGCCGTGGCGTCGGTGGTGTCGAGGAGCTGAGCGGCAGCACGTCGACCCTGTGCAGTGTCGATGTGGTCGATGGTCACGACGAGGTTGTTGTCAATGTCGTACCCCTTCTCTAACAGCGCGTTTCGGTAGCCACGCAGCCGAGAAAGGGCTGTGCTTATGCTGGGCGGCCCAGCTACCAGTCCGATGCGGCGATGACCGAGACCGTGCAGGTGTTCCACGATCAGCCCCATGCCCAGGGCGTCATTACTGGTGACCTGTCCGATCTGCGGGTTGCCGTCGACGCGCAAGAGATTGACCACCGGGGCCACCCGAGAAAACCGGCGGGACTGGTCTGGGTCCCCGAGCAACGAGGTTGTCACGATGAGGCCGTCGACGCGACGCTCCTCCAGGCTTCGGAGGTGGCGCAACTCGCGCTCGGTGTCGTTGTCGGTGTTGACGATCAACGCCGTGTATCCGGCCTCGCTGAGGGCATCGTCGATACCTCGGATCATGTGGGCGAACAGCGGTACCGCCAGATCGCCGATCACGACTCCGACCGTGGAGCTGCGTGCGCTGGCCAGGCTGCGTGCCATCGTGTTGGGGCGGTAGTTGAGTTCGTCGACCGCGCGCAGGACTCGCTCCAAGGTCTCAGGACTGACCCGGCTTCGGGTGCGCTCGTTGAGCGCTCGCGAGGCAGTAGCAGGGTGCACGTTGGCCAGTTTCGCCACGTCTTCCAAACGTGCCCGCATTGCAAGCCTTTCCGCTTCACCTGAGCAGGTTCGACTACAGTCGATGGTAGCGGACACCCGCCCAGTGCTGCGAGCGCTTGCAGAAATTTGTGCGCACTGATCAAGAATGAAGGCTCCCCTCGTTTCGTCCTGTTTTCCCAGCCTTTCCCTGCGTCTCAAAGAAGATGGTGTGAGCGCAGTTCTGGTGAGGACTTGACAGCGCAGGCCGGTCGAAGGCACCCTCAATGCGAGCGCTTGCACGGTGACACAAGACACAGCCACGGTGGCCGAGAGATCCGCCAGCCACCCGAGCCGGCACCGGCGGAACAACAACGAAGGAACAGGGCAATGGGTACAGATCTAAGCGCCGCGCCGCTCGTGGAAGAGGTCGTCGACAGCTTCCGCGACACCACGGATCCTCGCCTCAAGCAGATCCTGCAGAGCTTGACCCGGCACCTGCACGCGTTCATCAGCGACGTCGAACTGACCTATCCGGAATGGGAAGCCGGCATCGACTTCCTCACTCGCACCGGCAAGATGTGCAACGAGGTCCGCCAGGAGTTCATCTTGCTCTCCGACGTCCTGGGGGCCTCCATGGCCGTGGAAACGCTCAACGACGCCCACACCCCGGAAGCCACCGCCTCCACCGTGCTGGGCCCCTTCCACATGGTCGACTCGCCCCGTCGTGAACTGGGCGCCAATGTGTCACCGCAGAGCACCGGACAGACCTGCGTCGTGCATGGCCGTGTCCTGGACGCCCAGGGCAACCCGATCGCCGGCGCAGCCGTGGATGTCTGGCAGGCCAACGCGGACGGCTTCTACGACGTCCAACAACCCGGCGTCCAGGACACCGGCAATGGACGCGGTCTGTTCACCACCGACGCCCAAGGCAGGTTCTGGTTCACCTCGGTGGTGCCGTCGTTCTATCCAATACCCACCGACGGCCCGGTGGGGGAGCTGTTGGCGGCCGCGCATCGCCACGAGTTCCGGCCGGCGCACATACATTTCATCGCCACCGCACCTGGCTACAAAGAGCTGACCACGCACATCTTCGTCAACGAGAGCAAGTACCTCGACTCCGACGCGGTGTTCGCGGTCAAGAAATCCCTGGTACGCGAATTCGTTTCGCGCCCGGCCGGTACGGCAAACCCGTGTGGTGTCACCGCAGGGTTCGTCGAGGCCGAGATCGACCTGGTCTTGCACTTCGAAGGAAACCCAACCAGAGCGTGACCGGGTGTCGAACGTCATCGGTCGACACCTCCGCGTTCCCGTGTCGCAACGCAGTACTCACACCGCATCCCAATTAATGCAAGGAGTCCGAATGACCGCCGTTCAGAAAGTCGCTATCGTCACCGGTGCCGCGAGCGGAATCGGCGAGGCAACAGCAGAATTGCTGTCTGCACAGGGCGTCACCGTCTACGCCGCCGACATTGCCTACACCGAATCCGCGACGGTGAACGACCGTATCCACCAACGCCACCTCGACGTCAGCGATCTGGAATCGTGGACCACGCTGGCGCGTGAAATCACCGACAAGGAAGGCGGATTGGACATTCTGGTCAACAACGCCGGCCTGGTCGGATCCTACGACTCCATCACCGACATCGAAATCGACGCATGGCACTCGATTGTCGCGGTCAACCAGACGGGAACGTTCTACGGCATCCGGACCTGCGTACCGCTGATGCGCGCCCGCGGCGGTGGCTCGATCGTAAACGTGTCCTCGATCTGGGGGCTGGTGGGCGCCGCCGGTGTGTCGGCTTATCAGGCGTCCAAAGGTGCGGTGAGCACCATGTCGAAGAACGCCTCGGTGACCTATGCGCCCGAAGGCATCAGGGTCAACTCGGTGCACCCGGGTTTGATTGTCACGCCGATGACAAACGCCCAAGACCAAGCCATCAGCGACGGCATCGTCGCGGTGACGCCCATGGGTCGCGCCGGGCGTGCCGAAGAGGTGGCCGCCGCGATCGCGTTCCTGGCCGGTGATGGGGCGTCCTACATCACCGGAGCCCAGCTGACTGTCGACGGCGGCTACACCACGCCGTAGGACGTCCTGTCCTGCGCTACTGCTGAACCCAACTGCGGCGCGCTCCAGGTTATGGAGCGCGCCGCAGTTGGGTGTGGCTGTCGGGACTCGTTATTCCCTTGTCGGTGTCTGCTGCAGAACGTCCACCCGGTCGCCGGGTAGGGGGCGCTCTTCAGTCCTTGGCGGTCGGTGCGGGCGCCGGGATCGGGGTGGGCTGGTACGCCAACAGCAACCAGCCGTTGTCGGTGTTCTTCCACACCGCCAGGCACTTGTTGCGCAACGTCTTCTCGGCGCCGCCCGCAGTGATGTGGGCGTTCATTTCCCCGAGCACCAGAGCGATGTCGTCGATGATGCGGATCTCATCGATGGGGTGGTCGATGTCGTGGTAGACGTAGAAGCCGTCGCGTACCTTGGCCAGATATTCCTCCAGGGTGTCGGTGACGGCTGAGGAATGCGCGTAGGCCAGTGCGGGATGGCACAGCGAGGCGAAAGTATCCCAATCCTTGTCGACGGCGGCCTGATAGCGACGGTCTTCGAGTGTGCGGATGGTGGCGGCGACGTCGTTGGTGGTGGTCAATTGGAGCCTCCAATGGTGTTGATGTGGCAGCGATTAGTGAGTGGGTCTGGTGCCTGCGAGGGCCTGGTGTAGCAGATGGTGCAACCCGTCGGCGGTGACCGGCGCCGGGTTCGTATACGGGCTGGCCAGCGCTTGCTCGATCACTGACGGGATCTGAGCCTCGGTGACGCCGAGGTCGGCCAGTGAGTGGGGGATGGGCAGTGTCTGAGCCATCTCCCACACCGCCACGGAGGGCTCCGCGGTGGTGTGCATCGCGCGCTGCAGAGCGGCACGGGCATCGGGGGCGTGAGACTCGTTGTAGGCCAGGGCATAGGGCAGCACGATCGCATGGGTCTGTGCGTGCGGCAGATCCAGCGATCCACCGAGGACATGGCATAGCTTGTGGTGCAACGACATCGATGTCGCACCAAGGCATGCCCCGCACAGCCACGCGCCGTACAGGGCTTCTGAGCGTGCCGAGAGATCGTCGCCGTCGGCGATGATCGTGGGCAGTGCGGACATGAAGGCGCGCACTCCCTCCTCGGCCATCAACGAGATGATCGGTGACGTGTCAGGGGCATACAATGCCTCTACCGCATGTGCCATGG
Coding sequences within:
- a CDS encoding cupin domain-containing protein, translating into MTSPLVISNTGSPSELHGLHGGRGMDKWKRFVTGLMLYADWDSFEHNRVEKGGLIGEHVHTRTEEIYYIVSGRGRMMLDGETREVGPGDLIMTPLNGRHSIENIGDDELEFVVVEALPPSIVERLPGYSPSEVTK
- a CDS encoding SDR family NAD(P)-dependent oxidoreductase; protein product: MQAVSTEVGRVQGKVAAVTGAADGIGRAIADMLARHGAAVAILDRNAEAAHAVAADITDRGGQAMAVTVDVSVEESVAEAMSLIWQRWGALHVLVNNAGVSGPAESADAVDFDAWKAMFAVNVDGPFLCTKHAIGYLRQTQGGRSIINMSSIYGLIGNSDAPSYHAAKGAVRLMAKTDAVTYAPEGIRVNAVCPGTIMTPFNIRKGESYPGGLKAYLREMSAMHPIGHVGEPDDIAYGVLYLASDESRFVTGTELIIDGGYTAQ
- a CDS encoding acetoin reductase — translated: MSGPLTNKVAIITGAGQGIGRAIALRLAHDGANIGILDLNLEKAEAVAGEIRELGRKAHAVSCDVSDREQVHDAVGTAHRELGAFDIMINNAGIAQVLPLLEVKPADLEKMQRINVGGVLWGIQAAAQSFIDRGVKGKIINACSIAGFLGQPVFGVYSSTKFAVRALTQAAAQEYAGYGITVNAYSPGTVGTEMWDGVDAALSVRDGVARGESFDKQASKIALGRPSTPEDVAGFVAFLAGPDSDYMTGQSPLIDGGMLFN
- a CDS encoding LacI family DNA-binding transcriptional regulator, encoding MRARLEDVAKLANVHPATASRALNERTRSRVSPETLERVLRAVDELNYRPNTMARSLASARSSTVGVVIGDLAVPLFAHMIRGIDDALSEAGYTALIVNTDNDTERELRHLRSLEERRVDGLIVTTSLLGDPDQSRRFSRVAPVVNLLRVDGNPQIGQVTSNDALGMGLIVEHLHGLGHRRIGLVAGPPSISTALSRLRGYRNALLEKGYDIDNNLVVTIDHIDTAQGRRAAAQLLDTTDATAIIGFNDMVTFGVLQELRARSMSCPDDISVVGYSDVPASELVAPALTTVSVDHYKMGVEAARMMLELLDKPDDFVPRLVELPVHLVVRETTAAAP
- a CDS encoding dioxygenase family protein, with the translated sequence MGTDLSAAPLVEEVVDSFRDTTDPRLKQILQSLTRHLHAFISDVELTYPEWEAGIDFLTRTGKMCNEVRQEFILLSDVLGASMAVETLNDAHTPEATASTVLGPFHMVDSPRRELGANVSPQSTGQTCVVHGRVLDAQGNPIAGAAVDVWQANADGFYDVQQPGVQDTGNGRGLFTTDAQGRFWFTSVVPSFYPIPTDGPVGELLAAAHRHEFRPAHIHFIATAPGYKELTTHIFVNESKYLDSDAVFAVKKSLVREFVSRPAGTANPCGVTAGFVEAEIDLVLHFEGNPTRA
- a CDS encoding SDR family NAD(P)-dependent oxidoreductase; the protein is MTAVQKVAIVTGAASGIGEATAELLSAQGVTVYAADIAYTESATVNDRIHQRHLDVSDLESWTTLAREITDKEGGLDILVNNAGLVGSYDSITDIEIDAWHSIVAVNQTGTFYGIRTCVPLMRARGGGSIVNVSSIWGLVGAAGVSAYQASKGAVSTMSKNASVTYAPEGIRVNSVHPGLIVTPMTNAQDQAISDGIVAVTPMGRAGRAEEVAAAIAFLAGDGASYITGAQLTVDGGYTTP
- a CDS encoding nuclear transport factor 2 family protein yields the protein MTTTNDVAATIRTLEDRRYQAAVDKDWDTFASLCHPALAYAHSSAVTDTLEEYLAKVRDGFYVYHDIDHPIDEIRIIDDIALVLGEMNAHITAGGAEKTLRNKCLAVWKNTDNGWLLLAYQPTPIPAPAPTAKD
- a CDS encoding maleylacetate reductase, with amino-acid sequence MSAPAAFTYHALPMRVTFGIDTLAQVGDELDRAGLGRALVVCTPEQRTLAETVLADLGERGAGIFDQARMHVPVETATAATEAALAARADCCVVVGGGSSIGLGKAIALERQLPIVAIPTTYAGSEMTPIWGLTRDGRKQTGRDAAVLPTTVIYDPRVTTTLPVEISAASGLNAMAHAVEALYAPDTSPIISLMAEEGVRAFMSALPTIIADGDDLSARSEALYGAWLCGACLGATSMSLHHKLCHVLGGSLDLPHAQTHAIVLPYALAYNESHAPDARAALQRAMHTTAEPSVAVWEMAQTLPIPHSLADLGVTEAQIPSVIEQALASPYTNPAPVTADGLHHLLHQALAGTRPTH